Proteins found in one Actinokineospora alba genomic segment:
- a CDS encoding DUF1295 domain-containing protein produces the protein MILNLAVTAAVTALVIVAAFGISLWRGRYDTIDTVWGLGFVVIAVVSFGLADGSLAFRLTATALTAIWGLRLAVHLHLRNHGKPEDRRYAEILAKANGNPKAHMFRVVFLTQGAVMWIVSLPVQVAQYGQHVFGPLAYLGVALWLVGFTFEAVGDRQLSRFTADPSNKGRVLDTGLWRYTRHPNYFGDACVWWGLYLIACHSWVGAATLPAPLLMTFLLAKGTGKPLTEKHLASTRPGYADYVARTSGFLPLPPKKTPRSPSDAARRSRS, from the coding sequence GTGATCCTCAACCTGGCGGTCACCGCGGCCGTGACGGCGCTGGTGATCGTGGCCGCGTTCGGGATCAGCCTGTGGCGCGGCCGGTACGACACGATCGATACCGTGTGGGGCCTGGGCTTCGTCGTGATCGCCGTCGTCTCGTTCGGACTGGCCGACGGATCCCTGGCGTTCCGGCTCACCGCGACAGCGCTGACCGCGATCTGGGGACTGCGCCTGGCGGTCCACCTGCACCTGCGCAACCACGGCAAACCCGAGGACCGCCGCTACGCGGAGATCCTGGCCAAGGCCAACGGCAACCCGAAGGCGCACATGTTCCGGGTGGTGTTCCTCACTCAGGGCGCGGTCATGTGGATCGTGTCGCTGCCGGTGCAGGTCGCCCAGTACGGCCAGCACGTCTTCGGTCCACTCGCCTACCTGGGCGTGGCGCTCTGGCTGGTCGGGTTCACCTTCGAGGCGGTCGGCGACCGGCAGCTGAGCCGGTTCACCGCCGACCCGTCGAACAAGGGCCGGGTCCTCGACACGGGCCTGTGGCGCTACACCCGACACCCCAACTACTTCGGCGACGCCTGCGTATGGTGGGGTCTGTACCTGATCGCCTGCCACTCGTGGGTCGGCGCGGCCACCCTTCCCGCGCCGCTGCTCATGACGTTCCTGCTCGCCAAAGGCACCGGCAAACCCCTGACCGAGAAACACCTGGCAAGCACCCGCCCTGGCTACGCCGACTACGTCGCACGCACCAGCGGATTCCTGCCGCTGCCACCCAAGAAGACACCGAGGAGTCCATCTGATGCGGCCCGGAGATCTCGTTCCTGA
- a CDS encoding SAM-dependent methyltransferase translates to MAIASTLAQTAEQAIGAPLPVRLRAWDDSEAGAADGPVAIVRSRRALRRLLWDPNELGLARAYVSGELDVEGDLAEALSRFWALAAATKPKLTLKDKARIVATGLKLGVFGRRPPAPAAEARLSGDEHSKDRDRAAIAHHYDLSNEFYSRVLDPQMAYSCAYFTKPDDPIEDAQRAKLDLVCAKLDLRPGDRLLDVGCGWGALAIHAARHYGAHVTGITLSAEQRAFILARLDEYGLADRVEVRLQDYRDLDDEPFDAIGTLEMGEHVGAANYPTYAATLFRMLKPQGRLLLQQMSRGARAQGGGAFIESYVAPDMNMRPVGQTVDLLEQAGLEVRDVHALREHYVWTVRAWARTLEEKWDELVDLVGEQQARVWRLYLAGGALAFEENRMGVDQILAVRPAADGASGFPATREVFR, encoded by the coding sequence GTGGCCATCGCCTCCACGCTGGCGCAGACCGCCGAACAAGCCATCGGCGCACCCCTCCCCGTGCGGCTCCGCGCCTGGGACGACAGCGAGGCCGGGGCCGCCGACGGGCCCGTCGCCATCGTGCGGTCCCGGCGGGCCCTGCGCAGGCTTCTCTGGGATCCGAACGAACTCGGCCTCGCGCGCGCCTACGTGAGTGGGGAGCTCGACGTCGAAGGGGACCTGGCCGAAGCCCTGTCCCGGTTCTGGGCGCTCGCCGCCGCCACCAAGCCGAAGCTGACTCTCAAGGACAAAGCCAGGATCGTGGCAACCGGCCTCAAGCTGGGCGTCTTCGGCAGGCGGCCGCCCGCTCCCGCCGCCGAGGCCAGGCTGTCCGGCGACGAGCACAGCAAGGACCGCGACCGGGCCGCCATCGCCCACCACTACGACCTGTCCAACGAGTTCTACAGCCGCGTCCTCGACCCGCAGATGGCGTACTCCTGCGCCTACTTCACCAAACCGGACGACCCCATCGAGGACGCGCAGCGGGCCAAGCTGGACCTGGTGTGCGCCAAGCTCGACCTGCGCCCGGGCGACCGGCTGCTCGACGTCGGCTGCGGGTGGGGGGCGCTGGCCATCCACGCCGCCCGGCACTACGGCGCGCACGTCACCGGGATCACGCTGTCCGCCGAGCAGCGCGCGTTCATCCTGGCCAGACTGGACGAGTACGGATTGGCCGACCGGGTCGAGGTGCGGCTGCAGGACTACCGCGACCTCGACGACGAGCCGTTCGACGCCATCGGCACGCTGGAGATGGGCGAGCACGTCGGCGCCGCGAACTACCCGACCTACGCCGCTACCCTGTTCCGCATGCTCAAGCCGCAGGGCAGGCTGCTGCTGCAGCAGATGTCGCGCGGCGCCCGCGCACAGGGCGGCGGGGCGTTCATCGAGTCCTATGTGGCCCCGGACATGAACATGCGGCCGGTCGGGCAGACCGTCGACCTGCTCGAACAGGCAGGCCTCGAGGTCCGCGACGTCCACGCGCTGCGCGAGCACTACGTGTGGACCGTGCGCGCCTGGGCGCGGACCCTCGAGGAGAAGTGGGACGAGTTGGTCGACCTGGTCGGCGAGCAGCAGGCCCGGGTGTGGCGGCTCTACCTGGCGGGCGGCGCGCTCGCGTTCGAAGAGAACCGGATGGGCGTCGACCAGATCCTGGCCGTGCGGCCCGCCGCGGACGGCGCCAGCGGCTTCCCCGCGACCCGGGAGGTCTTCCGGTGA
- a CDS encoding class I SAM-dependent methyltransferase, which yields MGTDVDRHYSTNAETSRLARTPHGRLEFLRTQELLRRVLTTRAKVLDVGGGTGVHAEWLARDGHSVHLIDVVAAHATAAATLPGVTAVVGDARGLPVADNSVDVVLMLGPL from the coding sequence ATGGGCACGGACGTGGATCGGCACTACTCCACCAACGCGGAAACCTCCCGACTGGCGAGGACACCGCACGGCAGGCTCGAGTTCCTGCGCACCCAGGAACTGCTCCGTCGAGTCCTCACGACGCGAGCGAAGGTGCTCGACGTGGGCGGCGGGACCGGCGTGCACGCCGAGTGGCTCGCCCGCGACGGGCATTCGGTGCACCTGATCGACGTGGTCGCCGCGCACGCGACTGCCGCCGCGACCCTCCCCGGCGTCACCGCGGTGGTCGGTGACGCCCGCGGTCTTCCCGTGGCCGACAACAGCGTGGACGTCGTGCTGATGCTCGGCCCGCTCTAG
- a CDS encoding phosphatase PAP2 family protein: protein MTAARLAKVATEVLSPAVVVLLLPLAVAWRATGYRVGPTLLWGIVVALFSSILPMVFIIRGARQGRWDGHHVRDREHRAVPLLVGLASTGVGLVILLVGAAPRAVVALTVAMAVTLAACIAVTVWWKVSLHAAVAGGAVVLVALLYGPWAFLLVVPLVIVCWSRVVLRDHTVAQVVVGALLGPVVGGAVFLAIT, encoded by the coding sequence GTGACCGCGGCGCGGCTGGCGAAGGTGGCGACTGAGGTGTTGTCGCCCGCGGTGGTGGTGCTCCTGCTGCCCTTGGCGGTCGCCTGGCGGGCGACGGGGTACCGGGTGGGGCCGACGCTCCTGTGGGGGATCGTCGTGGCGCTCTTCTCGAGCATCCTGCCGATGGTCTTCATCATTCGCGGGGCCCGCCAGGGCCGGTGGGACGGGCATCATGTGCGGGACCGCGAGCACCGGGCCGTTCCGCTGCTGGTCGGGCTCGCGTCCACCGGCGTCGGGTTGGTGATCCTGCTGGTCGGTGCCGCCCCTCGGGCCGTGGTCGCGTTGACGGTGGCCATGGCGGTGACGCTGGCCGCGTGTATCGCGGTGACGGTGTGGTGGAAGGTGTCCTTGCACGCCGCCGTGGCCGGGGGAGCGGTGGTGCTGGTGGCACTGCTCTACGGCCCGTGGGCGTTCTTGCTGGTGGTGCCGCTCGTCATCGTGTGCTGGTCTCGGGTGGTTTTGCGCGATCACACCGTCGCCCAGGTGGTCGTGGGCGCCCTGTTGGGCCCGGTGGTCGGCGGCGCGGTGTTCCTCGCGATCACATGA
- a CDS encoding ArsR/SmtB family transcription factor, which produces MTLEANAVDSVFKALADPTRRLLLDRLREHNGQTLRELCEHLDMARQSATQHLDVLRRADLVIVVRRGRERLHYLNPAPIHDIEERWISGFDKPRLRTLNAIRNQAEEIAVTATSIPTYVYATYIRASAEQVWQALTDADLTAKYWNHANVSDWQPGSTWEHRRVDGSGAVDVVGKVIESEPPTRLVITFEDTPDAAREPSVVTFLIEAHQEIVRLTVTHENLPNREMLGGISHGWPAVLANLKSLMETGEVLPQAPWDMSKVDA; this is translated from the coding sequence GTGACCCTCGAAGCGAACGCGGTGGACTCGGTGTTCAAGGCGCTCGCCGACCCCACCCGACGGCTGCTGCTCGACCGGCTGCGCGAACACAACGGCCAGACGCTGCGCGAGCTGTGCGAACACCTGGACATGGCGCGCCAGTCCGCGACCCAGCACCTCGACGTCCTGCGACGGGCCGACCTGGTGATCGTCGTGCGGCGGGGGCGGGAGCGCCTGCACTACCTGAATCCGGCGCCGATCCACGACATCGAGGAACGCTGGATCTCCGGGTTCGACAAGCCCCGACTGCGCACCCTCAACGCCATCAGAAATCAAGCCGAGGAGATAGCCGTGACCGCCACGTCCATTCCGACCTACGTCTACGCCACCTACATCCGCGCGTCCGCGGAGCAGGTCTGGCAGGCGCTGACCGACGCCGACCTGACCGCGAAGTACTGGAACCACGCCAATGTCTCGGACTGGCAGCCCGGCTCGACCTGGGAACACCGCCGCGTCGACGGGTCCGGCGCCGTCGACGTCGTCGGCAAGGTGATCGAGTCCGAGCCGCCCACCCGCCTTGTCATCACCTTCGAAGACACCCCCGACGCCGCAAGGGAACCGTCGGTCGTCACGTTCCTCATCGAGGCGCACCAGGAGATCGTCCGCCTGACGGTGACCCACGAGAACCTGCCCAACCGCGAGATGCTCGGCGGCATCTCCCATGGGTGGCCCGCCGTACTGGCGAACCTCAAGTCGCTGATGGAGACCGGCGAGGTGCTCCCCCAGGCGCCGTGGGACATGTCCAAAGTGGACGCCTGA